One segment of Sander vitreus isolate 19-12246 chromosome 20, sanVit1, whole genome shotgun sequence DNA contains the following:
- the rps6ka5 gene encoding ribosomal protein S6 kinase alpha-5 isoform X1: MPSPMEGSSREGDLFTVKHELKNANLTGHVERVGIENFELLKVLGTGAYGKVFLVRKVSGHDAGKLYAMKVLKKATIVQKAKTAEHTRSERQVLEHIRQSPFLVTLHYAFQTDTKLHLILDYVNGGELFTHLVQRVRFKEQEVALYSGEIVLALEHLHKLGIVYRDLKLENILLDSSGHIVLTDFGLSKEFDQVERAFSVCGTIEYMAPEIVEGGESGHDKAVDWWSLGVLMYELLTGGSPFTVDGDENSHTDIAKRISKKDPPFPKDMGPLAKDLIQRLLIKDPKKRLGSGPNGAENVKKHPFYQKINWEDLAAKKVPAPFKPVIRDELDVSNFAEEFTEMDPTYSPAALPQNCDRIFQGYSFMAPSILFKRNVVMDDTVQLCGGSERPGSAAVARSAMIKDSPFYMSYEMDLKDSALGEGSFSICRRCTHKKTGQKYAVKIVSKRMEAQTQREVAALKLCDGHPNIVKLQEIYHDQLHTYLVLELLGGGELLERIRRKQHFSETEASRIMRKLVSAVSHMHDVGVVHRDLKPENLLFTDESENSEIKIIDFGFARLKPPDNQLLKTPCFTLHYAAPEILKYDGYDESCDLWSLGVILYTMLSGQVPFQCQEKSLTHTSAEEIMKKIKQGDFSFEGEAWRNVSQQAKDLIQELLTVDPNKRIKMCGLRYNAWLQDDSQLSSNPLMTPDILGSSTASVHTYVKATFHAFNKCKREGFRLQTVDKAPLAKRRKMKKTSTSTETRSSSSESTHSSSSSSQSQEKTFPEDNTKLQPSSSTPLIMPVNTPAALGTDSEHQLTHPAFHFSEEQ; encoded by the exons ATGCCATCCCCGATGGAGGGATCTTCCAGAGAAGGTGACCTCTTTACCGTGAAACATGAGCTGAAAAATG CCAACCTGACGGGCCATGTGGAGAGGGTGGGCATTGAAAACTTTGAGCTATTAAAGGTGCTGGGCACAGGAG CTTATGGCAAGGTGTTCCTGGTGAGGAAAGTGAGTGGTCACGATGCAGGAAAGCTGTATGCCATGAAGGTTTTGAAGAAGGCCACTATTGTACAAAAGGCAAAGACTGCCGAACACACGCGGTCAGAGCGTCAAGTGCTGGAGCACATCCGCCAGTCTCCGTTCCTCGTCACACTTCACTATGCCTTCCAGACGGATACCAAGCTGCACCTGATTCTCG ATTATGTAAATGGTGGGGAGCTCTTCACACATTTGGTGCAGAGGGTGCGATTTAAGGAACAAGAAGTTGCCTTGTACAGTGGAGAGATTGTGTTGGCACTAGAACATCTACATAAG CTTGGGATTGTCTATCGGGACCTGAAACTTGAGAATATTCTCCTGGATTCGAGTGGTCATATAGTTCTCACAGACTTTGGTCTCAGTAAAGAATTTGATCAG GTGGAAAGGGCGTTTTCTGTCTGTGGCACCATTGAATATATGGCTCCAGAAATTGTGGAAGGAGGAGAGTCTGGACATGACAAG GCGGTGGACTGGTGGAGCCTTGGCGTGTTGATGTACGAGCTTTTGACTGGCGGATCGCCCTTCACCGTTGATGGAGATGAGAACTCGCACACAGACATTGCCAA GAGGATTTCAAAAAAGGATCCTCCTTTCCCCAAAGATATGGGACCTCTGGCCAAAGACCTCATCCAGCGACTCCTCATCAAAGATCCAAAGAAGAGATTGGGCTCAGGTCCTAATGGAGCAGAGAATGTGAAAAAACACCCGTTTTACCAG AAAATAAACTGGGAGGACTTGGCAGCTAAGAAGGTGCCTGCCCCGTTCAAGCCGGTGATTCGGGATGAGCTGGATGTCAGCAACTTTGCAGAAGAGTTCACAGAGATGGACCCCACCTATTCTCCCGCAGCTCTGCCTCAGAACTGTGACCGCATCTTCCAG gGCTACTCTTTCATGGCCCCCTCCATCCTGTTCAAGAGGAATGTGGTGATGGACGACACTGTCCAGCTGTGTGGGGGCTCTGAGAGGCCGGGCTCTGCTGCGGTGGCCCGCAGCGCCATGATAAAG GACTCACCTTTCTATATGAGTTATGAGATGGACCTGAAGGACAGTGCTTTAGGAGAGGGTAGCTTTTCCATCTGCAGACGGTGCACACACAAGAAGACCGGACAGAAATACGCAGTCAAGATTGTCAGCAAGAG GATGGAGGCACAGACTCAGCGGGAAGTAGCAGCCCTGAAGCTCTGCGATGGCCACCCTAACATTGTCAAGTTACAAGAAATTTACCACGACCAG CTCCACACGTACCTGGTTCTGGAGCTGCTTGGTGGAGGGGAGCTGCTGGAGAGGATCCGCAGAAAGCAACATTTCAGCGAAACCGAGGCCAGCCGCATCATGCGAAAACTGGTGTCGGCCGTCAGTCACATGCACGACGTAGGAGTGGTGCATAGGGACCTTAAACCGGAG AACCTGCTCTTCACAGATGAGAGTGAGAACTCTGAGATAAAAATCATAGACTTTGGCTTTGCTCGCCTCAAACCACCAGACAATCAGCTCCTGAAGACTCCCTGCTTCACCCTGCACTACGCAGCTCCAGAGATACTAAAGTATGACGGCTACGACGAGTCCTGTGACCTGTGGAGCCTGGGAGTTATTCTG TACACCATGCTGTCTGGCCAGGTTCCTTTTCAGTGTCAGGAGAAGAGCCTGACTCACACCAGTGCTGAGGAAATtatgaagaaaatcaaacaGGGGGACTTCTCTTTTGAAGGCGAGGCCTGGAGAAATGTGTCCCAGCAGGCCAAGGACCTGATACAAG AGCTGCTGACCGTGGACCCAAACAAGAGGATTAAGATGTGCGGCCTACGTTACAATGCCTGGCTCCAGGACGACAGCCAGCTGTCCTCCAACCCACTCATGACCCCGGACATTCTTGGCTCCTCTACTGCCTCCGTCCACACTTATGTCAAAGCTACCTTTCAT GCATTTAACAAATGTAAGCGGGAAGGTTTCCGCCTGCAGACGGTGGACAAAGCGCCACTAGccaagaggaggaagatgaaaaAGACAAGTACCAGCACAGAGACCCGCAGCAGTTCCAGTGAGAGCACCCattcctcgtcctcctcctcccagtCTCAGGAGAAGACTTTTCCAGAGGACAACACCAAGCTGCAGCCCTCCAGCAGCACGCCTCTCATCATGCCCGTCAACACACCCGCGGCCCTGGGAACAGACTCTGAGCACCAACTAACGCATCCAGCCTTTCACTTCTCAGAAGAACAGTGA
- the rps6ka5 gene encoding ribosomal protein S6 kinase alpha-5 isoform X2 translates to MPSPMEGSSREGDLFTVKHELKNANLTGHVERVGIENFELLKVLGTGAYGKVFLVRKVSGHDAGKLYAMKVLKKATIVQKAKTAEHTRSERQVLEHIRQSPFLVTLHYAFQTDTKLHLILDYVNGGELFTHLVQRVRFKEQEVALYSGEIVLALEHLHKLGIVYRDLKLENILLDSSGHIVLTDFGLSKEFDQAVDWWSLGVLMYELLTGGSPFTVDGDENSHTDIAKRISKKDPPFPKDMGPLAKDLIQRLLIKDPKKRLGSGPNGAENVKKHPFYQKINWEDLAAKKVPAPFKPVIRDELDVSNFAEEFTEMDPTYSPAALPQNCDRIFQGYSFMAPSILFKRNVVMDDTVQLCGGSERPGSAAVARSAMIKDSPFYMSYEMDLKDSALGEGSFSICRRCTHKKTGQKYAVKIVSKRMEAQTQREVAALKLCDGHPNIVKLQEIYHDQLHTYLVLELLGGGELLERIRRKQHFSETEASRIMRKLVSAVSHMHDVGVVHRDLKPENLLFTDESENSEIKIIDFGFARLKPPDNQLLKTPCFTLHYAAPEILKYDGYDESCDLWSLGVILYTMLSGQVPFQCQEKSLTHTSAEEIMKKIKQGDFSFEGEAWRNVSQQAKDLIQELLTVDPNKRIKMCGLRYNAWLQDDSQLSSNPLMTPDILGSSTASVHTYVKATFHAFNKCKREGFRLQTVDKAPLAKRRKMKKTSTSTETRSSSSESTHSSSSSSQSQEKTFPEDNTKLQPSSSTPLIMPVNTPAALGTDSEHQLTHPAFHFSEEQ, encoded by the exons ATGCCATCCCCGATGGAGGGATCTTCCAGAGAAGGTGACCTCTTTACCGTGAAACATGAGCTGAAAAATG CCAACCTGACGGGCCATGTGGAGAGGGTGGGCATTGAAAACTTTGAGCTATTAAAGGTGCTGGGCACAGGAG CTTATGGCAAGGTGTTCCTGGTGAGGAAAGTGAGTGGTCACGATGCAGGAAAGCTGTATGCCATGAAGGTTTTGAAGAAGGCCACTATTGTACAAAAGGCAAAGACTGCCGAACACACGCGGTCAGAGCGTCAAGTGCTGGAGCACATCCGCCAGTCTCCGTTCCTCGTCACACTTCACTATGCCTTCCAGACGGATACCAAGCTGCACCTGATTCTCG ATTATGTAAATGGTGGGGAGCTCTTCACACATTTGGTGCAGAGGGTGCGATTTAAGGAACAAGAAGTTGCCTTGTACAGTGGAGAGATTGTGTTGGCACTAGAACATCTACATAAG CTTGGGATTGTCTATCGGGACCTGAAACTTGAGAATATTCTCCTGGATTCGAGTGGTCATATAGTTCTCACAGACTTTGGTCTCAGTAAAGAATTTGATCAG GCGGTGGACTGGTGGAGCCTTGGCGTGTTGATGTACGAGCTTTTGACTGGCGGATCGCCCTTCACCGTTGATGGAGATGAGAACTCGCACACAGACATTGCCAA GAGGATTTCAAAAAAGGATCCTCCTTTCCCCAAAGATATGGGACCTCTGGCCAAAGACCTCATCCAGCGACTCCTCATCAAAGATCCAAAGAAGAGATTGGGCTCAGGTCCTAATGGAGCAGAGAATGTGAAAAAACACCCGTTTTACCAG AAAATAAACTGGGAGGACTTGGCAGCTAAGAAGGTGCCTGCCCCGTTCAAGCCGGTGATTCGGGATGAGCTGGATGTCAGCAACTTTGCAGAAGAGTTCACAGAGATGGACCCCACCTATTCTCCCGCAGCTCTGCCTCAGAACTGTGACCGCATCTTCCAG gGCTACTCTTTCATGGCCCCCTCCATCCTGTTCAAGAGGAATGTGGTGATGGACGACACTGTCCAGCTGTGTGGGGGCTCTGAGAGGCCGGGCTCTGCTGCGGTGGCCCGCAGCGCCATGATAAAG GACTCACCTTTCTATATGAGTTATGAGATGGACCTGAAGGACAGTGCTTTAGGAGAGGGTAGCTTTTCCATCTGCAGACGGTGCACACACAAGAAGACCGGACAGAAATACGCAGTCAAGATTGTCAGCAAGAG GATGGAGGCACAGACTCAGCGGGAAGTAGCAGCCCTGAAGCTCTGCGATGGCCACCCTAACATTGTCAAGTTACAAGAAATTTACCACGACCAG CTCCACACGTACCTGGTTCTGGAGCTGCTTGGTGGAGGGGAGCTGCTGGAGAGGATCCGCAGAAAGCAACATTTCAGCGAAACCGAGGCCAGCCGCATCATGCGAAAACTGGTGTCGGCCGTCAGTCACATGCACGACGTAGGAGTGGTGCATAGGGACCTTAAACCGGAG AACCTGCTCTTCACAGATGAGAGTGAGAACTCTGAGATAAAAATCATAGACTTTGGCTTTGCTCGCCTCAAACCACCAGACAATCAGCTCCTGAAGACTCCCTGCTTCACCCTGCACTACGCAGCTCCAGAGATACTAAAGTATGACGGCTACGACGAGTCCTGTGACCTGTGGAGCCTGGGAGTTATTCTG TACACCATGCTGTCTGGCCAGGTTCCTTTTCAGTGTCAGGAGAAGAGCCTGACTCACACCAGTGCTGAGGAAATtatgaagaaaatcaaacaGGGGGACTTCTCTTTTGAAGGCGAGGCCTGGAGAAATGTGTCCCAGCAGGCCAAGGACCTGATACAAG AGCTGCTGACCGTGGACCCAAACAAGAGGATTAAGATGTGCGGCCTACGTTACAATGCCTGGCTCCAGGACGACAGCCAGCTGTCCTCCAACCCACTCATGACCCCGGACATTCTTGGCTCCTCTACTGCCTCCGTCCACACTTATGTCAAAGCTACCTTTCAT GCATTTAACAAATGTAAGCGGGAAGGTTTCCGCCTGCAGACGGTGGACAAAGCGCCACTAGccaagaggaggaagatgaaaaAGACAAGTACCAGCACAGAGACCCGCAGCAGTTCCAGTGAGAGCACCCattcctcgtcctcctcctcccagtCTCAGGAGAAGACTTTTCCAGAGGACAACACCAAGCTGCAGCCCTCCAGCAGCACGCCTCTCATCATGCCCGTCAACACACCCGCGGCCCTGGGAACAGACTCTGAGCACCAACTAACGCATCCAGCCTTTCACTTCTCAGAAGAACAGTGA